GAGTATGAATTGTACTGACCTGCGATCGAGCAATTACCCATACTTCCCCTTTGTCATTCATAATTCATAATTTATCATTCCCCATTCCCCATTCCCCACTCATCATTCATGATTCATCATTCTCCATTCCCTATTCATCATTCATGATTCATCATTCATAATTCATAAGGAATCTTGCGATCCTTACTCGGCCAATTTTTGAGAATATACAACAACAGCCAAGGAGTGACAAAGCTGATACAGATAATCCCATTTCGCCACGATGAAATCAACTGTTCTAGATTTTGTCCTGCCATTGGAAATAGAGAACTACTAGAAAGCTGACCTGCCCACAGCGCGATCGCATTATACGACAGGTGCAGCAGCCAAGGAATCCATAATACCCGCGTTTGAAGATAAATCACAGAAAGAACAATTCCAAACACAAAAAAACCAATAATATTTGCGTGTAAAATGCCAAACATTAACGACGAAATTAAAATCGCCACCTTCCAATTCCACTTGGTTGCTAAGCGCTGTAAAATCAACCCTCTAAAACAGACTTCCTCAAGGGCAGGTTCTAGAATAACAACAATGGCGATTAGTAAAACTTGATAAATCAGCGAACTCGAACTCCGAACCACTAATATTAGTGGGTTTGCCAGCCAGATCGGATCGAAGTTTTTTTGAAAAAACTGTAAAACTACGAGAAGAGTGAGTTGACCAATTCCTAAAGAAAATAGAAAAACAGGAATGGCAAAAATCAATAGCTTTAACTCTCGCACTTTTTGAGGGAAAGAGCCAAAAATCCTGACAATACTGAGGTTTGAGGTTCGGATTTGAGTAAAGCACCAAAAAGCAATCACTCCATAAACCCAAACATGAATGATTATGAGAGGGATAGTGTATTCAGTGTTGAGGAAAAGATTAATCCCTGAATCTGGATTGCCAAATAAACTCAGAAGAGACCAAAGTATTGCAATTAGAACGCACAAAACACTACTAACAAGCAAACCCATTAAACCAGAACTCAAAAGACTTCTGACTTGCACGTTCTCGAAGGGCAGATTGGGACGATGGGTTGATGAAAATTCCGAAGCCGGTGTTAACGAACTTTCACTATTTTCTACTGAAAAAGAATTAGGATCGACCACTGATATTTAATTAAATACGCACTTTACCCTCGAATCTTAGCCTAATTTTCTGCTTTTGTTGGAATCGGGCGTTGTTGAATATTGCAAGTAAAGGATAGTATCTGTCTGCTTCGAGATCGCACTGCCGAATTTAGCGGTCATCCAGCACAGGCGAAAATGTCAATCGTTAGGTTGATTCGTTCTAATGGAGATATTCTGGAACTCCATTAGTCGCTAAACAGTCCAGCCCAAAAACTGTCACGCGCGACAAGCGGACAGCCCTTAGCTTTAGTTAGATTGGAAATAACGAGACATCGAACTGAAACCAACCCCAGTCCTTCTAAAGGAGGACAACCTTAGAAAATCATACTTACTCCAGTAGGGGGAAGTCAAAAAGGCGGCTGGATCGGTTAATTAAGTGGTAGAGCAGAGCAAACTTATTGAGTGAGGGGAGGATACTAATGTACAACTTTTTTAATGCAATTGGTGACTTTTGTCAAGAGACGCGACAAGTTTCTTCATCCCGCCTCAATCTTGCCCAGCGATTGGGCAGCCTTGTACTGTTAGCGACAGCAAGCGTGGCAATGACAAGCACAGCGTGCGTAGAAGCAGCAAAGGCTCAATCGAGTTTAGCGGATGGAACCTATCTGTACGGTCAATCGCCAACGCCGGAAAAGATTGGTTCTGAGTATTTAGTCTTTCAAGTTCGCAACGGCACGGTTACGGGTGCTTTATATATGCCAAGCTCGGAGTTTGCTTGCTTTACGGGCAGTTCGGATTCGCGCAACCTCAATTTGTCTGTAGTCGCTCCCTACGAAAACGAAACCTACAGCCATCAAATCGCCCTCGAACCTCAATCGCCCGTTGCCAGCAATGGAGAGACTGCCGTTGCGATGGGGCTGGAAGGATATCATCGCCTCGACGCACCGAGCGAAAACGATCTTCGCATCCTCAATAGTTGCCGCGCTCAATAGGTAATCGCGCCGCTCGTCAATTCAGTCATTAGTTTGAAAGGGCAGGCTTGCGACCTTTTCTTTGGGTCAGTAAATCGAGTTTGTAGTCCTCACTCCCATCCCTCTCCATCTCTTCGAGTCATCAAGCGGAGGGATGGAGAGGGATTTGATTGGTGTTTTTGTACTTGTTCCTGTTGCTTCCTCTGGGGGTTCGCAAAAAAATCAGTAGTTTTTCTTTCTGGGAGGTTAAGAAGCTATGTGACCAATGTTACTTGCTCGAAAAAATACCGAGAAAAAACGATAAGCCTTTCTATACTGTTATTATTACCGAAATGACGTTGCAAAATCTCTATCAAACTTTCACATTCACGAGTATAATTTTTTACCAAATCTTTACCTAATCTTGATGACAAACTCCCTTTCGTTCCTCTATAACAGAAATGTATAGATGAGCAAGAGGATTCGGAATCATGGAAAGCAAGAAGTTGGGTAAAGTAGTCGCAGGAGCAGTCGTTTTAGGTTGTGCGATCGCGATCGCAACGCCGCAAGCGAAAGCCGGTACGCTCTACGATGGCTGGAACTATAGCATTGATTCTTTCAGCGACGGTTCCGGGGGCAGTGGTTATGAAATACAAGGGTTAGCTATTAAGGAAACCGCCGATAGCATCTTCGTCGCACTCACAGGGGGAACGCCGCTAACCGGCGTAGCAGCAAGCGGTGCAGCGGATGGCAATATTGGCTGGGGCGATATGTTCTTCAACTTCTCCGGTAAGGATTTTGCCACCGCCCAAGCAGAAGGTAGCATCTTTGGGGTGCATTTCGCCGGAACTAATGACTCGGGCGTATCCCAACTCGGTTTGTACGGCAATGTTGTTGCCCAAAGCGTTACTCTGGAAAATCACGGCTATGGCAGCCTCAAACAATACTACGATTGGGGCTGGGGTACTGCCAATACAATGGGAACTGATATTGCCACCCAAAATGCTGCTTATAATTACCTCTACGGTTCCAGCGTTG
This sequence is a window from Oscillatoria sp. FACHB-1406. Protein-coding genes within it:
- a CDS encoding CPBP family intramembrane glutamic endopeptidase, whose translation is MVDPNSFSVENSESSLTPASEFSSTHRPNLPFENVQVRSLLSSGLMGLLVSSVLCVLIAILWSLLSLFGNPDSGINLFLNTEYTIPLIIIHVWVYGVIAFWCFTQIRTSNLSIVRIFGSFPQKVRELKLLIFAIPVFLFSLGIGQLTLLVVLQFFQKNFDPIWLANPLILVVRSSSSLIYQVLLIAIVVILEPALEEVCFRGLILQRLATKWNWKVAILISSLMFGILHANIIGFFVFGIVLSVIYLQTRVLWIPWLLHLSYNAIALWAGQLSSSSLFPMAGQNLEQLISSWRNGIICISFVTPWLLLYILKNWPSKDRKIPYEL
- a CDS encoding PEP-CTERM sorting domain-containing protein → MESKKLGKVVAGAVVLGCAIAIATPQAKAGTLYDGWNYSIDSFSDGSGGSGYEIQGLAIKETADSIFVALTGGTPLTGVAASGAADGNIGWGDMFFNFSGKDFATAQAEGSIFGVHFAGTNDSGVSQLGLYGNVVAQSVTLENHGYGSLKQYYDWGWGTANTMGTDIATQNAAYNYLYGSSVAANPTTDNTPILNSIQSGNFLGAIASLNSAQLLAQGLNFGHFSAAGSQTLGFQLDKSLLKGVLPAGLTPFMVHVLLECGNDGVALAGNVTIPQQQEVPEPATLLGLGSIGLAFWSDRKRRATNA